The Gammaproteobacteria bacterium genomic sequence CAACGCGTGCTGGAGCAGGTGGCCGATTTTTGTATTGACGCGTCAGCCAGCCAGTAGTTCTTGCTCAATGGCTGATGTGGTTGGTGCGTAAAATATTCGGCTAAAGGGGACGCTACCCATATTTATCACTATGTTTGGAGTTTCAAGCAAGCTTTTTCACGCCCGCTTTCTTTGCCGCCTTCTGCAAGTCTTCGTCGAGCGTGGCCAGCGCTATGCCCAGCCTTAAGGCCAGTTCGAGGTAGGAGGCATCGTACGCAGACAGTTTGTAGCGCCGCGCCAGTTGCAGGGTATCAGACAGCGCGTGCTGGAATGTGGCCGCGTCCACTTCAATATCCACGCCCTCCAGCATCTCAAGAAACGCCCCGCTCCGCGCTTCTGTCACAAGGTCTTTCGCTTCCGCTCTGGCAATGACGTTTGCCACTTCCAGCCCCCATGTCACGGGTACGAGGGCGTTGGTCTTTTTCATCGCATCAAGCACTTTGCCGGC encodes the following:
- a CDS encoding type II toxin-antitoxin system VapC family toxin, whose translation is AGKVLDAMKKTNALVPVTWGLEVANVIARAEAKDLVTEARSGAFLEMLEGVDIEVDAATFQHALSDTLQLARRYKLSAYDASYLELALRLGIALATLDEDLQKAAKKAGVKKLA